A window from Rhinoraja longicauda isolate Sanriku21f chromosome 26, sRhiLon1.1, whole genome shotgun sequence encodes these proteins:
- the LOC144606215 gene encoding gap junction delta-2 protein has product MGDWSLLGRLLTEVQNHSTVIGKIWLTVLLIFRILLVTLVGDAVYSDEQSKFTCNTRQPGCNNVCYNTFAPISHLRFWVFQIVLVSTPSIFYVVYLLHKIAKDERYEMNRGHQLEPPGNPASAGTLPEGEILAQSSEAVSSGEAGFDVRYVEYEMEGMKSSTGGDPIYLSNKVLSVYIIHVMLRAVMEIIFLFGQYYLYGFNVPCLFVCWTYPCPTQTDCFVSRATEKTIFLNFMFCVSLACFLLNIVELHYLGWVYIARILCTTCSPCCKKRQRRARVQRSRQNPLLLALKKSFYDNLMLKSSAELLQHRPVYLPQQTAISMESESLEKTRRSFDGKEHIKLQRANLNRSAKSKKVWL; this is encoded by the coding sequence ATGGGTGATTGGTCCCTACTAGGCCGACTGCTGACAGAAGTACAGAACCATTCCACAGTGATTGGGAAGATCTGGTTGACAGTGTTGTTGATATTCCGCATTCTGCTGGTGACGCTGGTGGGTGATGCGGTCTACAGTGATGAGCAGTCCAAGTTCACCTGTAACACGAGGCAGCCGGGCTGCAACAACGTTTGCTACAACACCTTCGCCCCCATCTCTCACCTCAGGTTCTGGGTGTTCCAGATCGTGCTGGTTTCCACCCCCTCCATCTTCTACGTCGTCTACCTCCTCCACAAAATAGCCAAGGATGAACGCTACGAAATGAACAGGGGGCACCAGCTGGAACCGCCAGGTAACCCCGCGTCTGCTGGGACCCTCCCAGAGGGGGAAATCCTGGCTCAAAGCTCAGAAGCTGTCAGCTCTGGGGAAGCGGGATTCGACGTAAGATACGTGGAATATGAAATGGAAGGCATGAAGAGTAGTACAGGTGGTGACCCCATCTACCTTTCAAACAAGGTTTTATCCGTCTACATCATCCACGTCATGCTGAGAGCTGTTATGGAGATAATCTTCTTGTTCGGGCAGTACTATTTATATGGATTCAATGTGCCCTGTTTGTTCGTGTGTTGGACCTACCCTTGTCCGACACAAACGGACTGTTTCGTATCAAGGGCAACAGAAAAGACTATTTTCTTAAACTTTATGTTCTGCGTGAGTCTGGCCTGCTTTCTGCTGAATATCGTTGAGCTGCACTACTTGGGCTGGGTCTACATTGCCCGCATCTTGTGCACAACCTGTTCACCTTGCTGTAAGAAGAGACAAAGGAGAGCACGGGTCCAACGTTCGCGACAAAACCCTCTGCTCTTAGCGCTGAAGAAATCGTTCTATGACAACTTGATGTTGAAGTCATCCGCGGAATTACTGCAGCACCGGCCTGTGTACCTTCCCCAGCAGACCGCCATCTCAATGGAATCCGAATCTTTAGAGAAAACTAGAAGAAGTTTTGACGGGAAGGAACATATAAAGTTGCAGCGTGCAAACCTAAACAGATCTGCAAAAAGCAAGAAAGTCTGGCTTTAA